tatcttgctcggtgagcttttaagctctgataccacttgttggtcccgtgcaaCGTGataagattagttccaaggggggggggataggaactattctaaatttttgtccgttaaggctgacttcttttccttAAGAGAAGATTTACACAGCGGTGCTgagtagtttaagacacaagcttagtcaactagtgactaagtctgtttcttttcttgagtcaggagatagcacttgagtctattcccgaactcagcttcttagtgcacaaTACTCAACGTGAGtccgttacttagtcagttttatagcaagcaatttatataaaggagttaagggttagaaatatattactcagcagacgtatcctagttcggcctctccgcctacgtccagtccccggaattccttctGAGCTTTttaaatcctctactgagctctttaaaggtagagcacgaaaccttttacaacagaagctgagtatacaagagtaccttcctctattcctctactcactcctatctcTACTACTGAGTACtataccgagtactcagcttctcctttttatacttctagaaatgataagtgtttgtcctaaacaacaattgctaaaacactttagatgaataagatcactctagacttttacacaagattggaattggtgtaagatttgctttgcttttctcacagaacttcgaatatcaatttggtcagcgtttcgacttgactgaagatctgcatcgaatgaagcatttgagaggcctatttatagtgacacttgaagcaccggtgatttcgaatttcaaaataactattggagggaaacggcttcccgtcgctttcactcagtacgtgctcagcgtcctcggccaataacattcttgtatcttctgtcttcggcagtgctcaatagcttttcgtcagacaaaacagaatgtttccacatttatagtaaagtcttccagacagctttctgcgtcttttgagctttacccaaagtagaaatactttgtctctaagtttgtTCAGGTCAACTGCTGACTGGACtatcttgtcgctcaactcagcagcttcatcttgaagctatttagacgaaggcttctcgatccttctccaagctgggcttgcgttttactcagtacgactgcgttttggtcttcttgggccgtgaggctaTGATccattgacttgggcttgactctcTTTCATGGGCCTTGGGGCCATttaacttaatgtcttataaatcaaataactcaacattgaacaaacacattagtgtgaataaatcacagcatttaaatttaatgtgttagaatattttttttatcattaatatgaataattttgtcaaatcaaaatcatgtagaaaggtgtttcaacaatgtgttggtcccttgtaatgTGAGAATTAGTTCCAAATGGGGGgttaaggaactatttaaaaaaaatctctttAAAGGCTGACTTGTTTCTTTTCACACTTAAGATTTTTCTCTTAATTGCTAGCACAGTGATATTGAGTGAGGTCAGAGGCAGCTTTAGTTAATCAAAGACTAAGGATGCTTCTAAcattgagtcaggaaatagcacttgagAGTCTATTTCTGAGCTCAGCACCAAATCACATAACTTAGTATGTATTCAGTTAAGGGTTTTACTAggcacaataaaaaaaacaagcagataaggagttaagggttagagaATGTTACTCAGTAGttttatcctagttcggcctcctgcctacatccagtccccggaatccttccgagctttaatccactactgagctcttttgggTAGAGTATAAACCCGTACAATAGTCAACGAgtatacagagtaccttcctctatatcctATACTCAACACTATTCTTCCTCTTAGTGCTAAAACCGAGCAACTTAGAGTCTCCTAACAATTTTAGAATTGATAAAGGTTTTTGTTCTAAATACACAGAACACTTTGAATGATCTAAAATCTAatcttttacacaagaataagaATGGGTGTAAAATTGCTTTGTTTTGCTTtggcacagaacttcaagtaggaatttggtcagcgtttcgacttggtgaagatctgcatGGAATGGAGCaaatgaaaggcctatttatactGACACCTTGAGCcttcggtcatttcgaaattcaaaataacaattggagggaaacggctctaCTGTCCCTTTCACTCCTCAGTGCTCAGTGTCTTCGGCCAATGAGAACGTAGTCTTTTCTGTCTTGCTCAGTTCTTCAGAAGCTTTTGGTCAGTACGCGTCaggttgtctctccatttatggtaaagaTTCCAGGACAGCGGAACGACAACTGTTCTGGCTCAACTGAAGCTTTCCATATTTGGGTAGCCTTTATCTCCAAGTTTGCTAAGTCAACTTCTTCTTTGTCTGTTGTCCGTTGAACTCAGCGGCTTTGTTGTGAAGAAGTTAGCAAGTCTTCTGGATCTTTCTTCTTGCTGAGCTGAGTTGATTCACAAGCTTGGATCTTGTTTGCTTGGGTCTTGACTTTGCTTAATGGGCTTTGGGTTTTGGTCTTAATGTCTTCTACACTtgtgaattaaatactcaaacaacacttgaacaaacacattagtaacaattaaatcaaagcattaaaatttaatgtgttgaaatatttttatcttaaggatttaattctaatttaaaaaattttatcaaatcaaaatcattgtgaaaatgtgtttcaacagaatGTGGTACCTCATACCTGAAACATCCAAAACCTCTGCAAATACTATCAGAAATAAAGTGTAAAAAGCCTTAAGCAATCTTTTTCCTTAGTTAGGGTTTTTTCCATTGGGTTTTTCCTAccaaggttttaacgaggctcaaaCGGTGATTATCTAATGTACTTAAATGATTATATCAATAAAAGTCTTCttattatcttttatcttttattgaATACATTCATCACCAAAAATATGAAGATTTTTCAACCCTTGAAGAGGGGGAAAAGACATACAAAAGCAGAAAGTACAAATACGTATTATTTGAAGCCTTTGATAGGCGAAAGTtcttcctcaaagataggaagaaaCATTTAAAGCCTTTGATGGGCGAAAGTttttcctcaaagataggaagaaaGACATAAAGTGAAAACGGTGAAAGGGTAAAATGATGACCACCTACATACAtatcctattataaaacatCTCTATTAAAAGAAAATCATACAAGAAGTAAAATAAAGATCCGCAGAAACTACAAACTTTATAAAGTGAAAATCATTCAAAGTAAGTACGAGATATTTTTTACAAAGGAAAAATTCATATTCAATGGAAAGACTTGTATCCACATTCGCCTGAGAAGAGACAGTCGGATTTCAGGTAGAACCACATTCGCGTCTGACTGAAAAGAAATGACCTGATCATCCCCTAATAGGGTTACACTGACATCCGCACCCAAGATCATTTCTTCATCAGCCAAAGAATCTTCAACACGCTCAGTTGTTGGAAGTGTAGTCCTAAAGATCTCATTCTTAAAAATCTCTGAGGCATCCTCGAGAGAATCATAATAAAGAGCCTCCTCCCCTGAAGGAACCTCGACTTTCGGCTCAATAAGATCAATCCATGGGTGATCTCTCCTACACGTCGCATTAAGTTTATCGCCAAAAGAGAAAGTGCAGAGACCACAAACATATTCAATGTCCTTCTGATCCTTCTTCTGCCCCTCTTTCTCCTTAGCTAGCAATCTTTTAGCTTCCGGCAACTCAACCTTAGCATCCACCAATTCGGCCTTCAGTTCATCATTCTTCTTCTTATGAGTCTGGATGACTACAAGGGCTGCATTGTTGATCGCCTTCTCCTTCGCCAGATCTGCCTCCAACTCTTGAATATGCGCCTCATTGGACACACCCTCGGCCAAGGGAGTTTTCATATTTTGGAGGTGGTTGAAAATCTGAAAATAAGTAAGGATATCAAGAAAGAACTGAATATCATTAAAATATACATAAGAAGAAGGATTAAGAAGAGATACCGCTAGATATTTTCATATAGTCTGAGAAACGTGACTAATGGATGTATATTTAACCTGCTCTCTGTTACTGATGGAAGTTTATGGAGGGCTTCATCAATATCCTCCATGATCTTGTTTGACCCTAATAAACAACTGGACATAGGCTGCGTGCCAATAGTCTTCTAGGGAAGGCTTTACAAGCTGGGTTAACAAATAATGATCAGGAAAAGAGCACATCAGATGAAGAAGTAACAAATAAAAAACGTACGGGCGTAACTGATACGGGTGTAAGGGCAGAAAGACGTGGAGAATGAAGAGTTGGACCAGATCCACTAGTAACATCCACATACCTCCCTAAAGGTGTTGATATGTAAGATGCATTACTGCCTATAACTAAGGCACCAGATCTAGGCCTCTTAAGAGGATCTGCCTCATCCTCTTCAGTGGCAATATGTTTGCTTACTTGCTTATTCTGTGCAGCATTGGCCTTCTTACCATTCCTATGTTTGCAAAGATAAGAGATGCATTAACATCCTCTTTTCCAAGGGATAGGAAACCCACATTAGAAATCAAGTAAAAAATAGAATGACCTTTAAGAAAAGAGGTAAAAGTACGATAGAATATGGTATTTTCGCGTATCTCCATGAAAGGAACACCCACCGAGATGAATTCCAAAGCTTCGCTAAATGACCAAGAATCATGCCCGATCGACTTAATCAGCTTCACCGCCTTTGCCTCCTCGGTATTAAGCGTAAACTTTAAAATTTGTTTCGATTTTGGATTCCAATTCCAAGATCTAGGGAATCCTAATGATACGCCTTCCACTTCTTTAACAAAAAAGTTTGTACTCACCTAACCATGAATGTTAGATGTTTTCCTATGGAAGGGTCCATATCTCATCTTTCGCTGAAACAAAATATGATCCTCCACCTTCGCAAAGTATAACGAGCGAAAGACATGAGGTCCGAAAGGAACCCCTAAATTAGCCGCCAGATACGAATCACAAAGTATCTAGTCACCTATTGGGATGGAGTTGATCGATGGGAGTCCCAAATGATTGAAGGATATAACCTATCATTTGAGGGACAGGTGATTGAAATCCCATCTCAATATGGCTAACATAGATGGTGAAACATCCGCCAAGCGGTTGTGTTGGACGATGTTGAGGACCCAGAACCACACATTCCACATCCTTTAACCAATTATATAAACCTTTGAGGATGTCTATAGCCCCCGAAGATACAGAAGACCCTATAGTCTCCATTCTAGGGGCTTTTACTCCCTTCCTCTTAGGGGTTGAGGAACTAGTTTCTTCCACTTCTCCGGAAACGGGATTAAGTGTGTCGACAGTCGCAATATGTGTAGAAGAAGGTTGGTGTTCCAAATGGGTATTTTCAGACTCCTCCCCGTATAATTCTCAAGTATTACTTTGACTCATATTATAAATGCACAATAAAGATACATGAAGACTGGAAAGAAGGCACTTATATGAGATAAACTGAAGTTGcaagaaaaagctttgaagaaGAAAGGAATGACTTCCAACtagaaaaattatcaaaaaaggcgagaatagaaagaaaatgaagGTGAGATGACAGGAAGAAGCCATTCAAAGCGAAGTGATCCTTTTATAAGAAATGGCACATAATGCTTCGAAAAACGGAGCCATCTAGGCCATGTCTCCACACTTAAGTGACGAGAAAAACAACGTCTGACGGAACATTAAATGTCTAAAGCATGCCTTGAAAACGAACAGCCCTAAAGGGCTTTTTGGTCTTTTAAAGGGGGCCTCTGATAACATCCACATGTTATCTTTAGGGTAAAAacgtaataataaaaataagaaagggCTCACCAGCGTTATTCCACACCACATGACATGGGGTATGATATGCGCCAATAAGGAGTCGAATAGGTAGGACCCGCCATCCATACTCCTCCCACGGGCATCTGCCCTCACATCCTTTCTACAACGGTCTCAAAGGAACTCAAGGGTCATTACTATTAATATCCTTAAAGACAGAAACAGCCGAACTTAGGATGCAATCAATAGCCATTAAGGAACATCAATGGCATGACTATTCAATTAGGATATCATCAATGCTCAAAGGTTATGGAAATTCATATAAATACCTCAACCTCGAGGCACTCTAGGTACACTTACGAATTCCTAAAAGAGCTATTGTCATTATTTTCAATATTCTCAAATACtctactaactttggcatcagagtatTTTCCGCTGATCCCAACGGTACCTCACAGTGAAGGATTCCGATCaagaatattttatacaagtatCACTATTATAAAATTTGTAGAAGAGATTAAATTTTGCAAGCAATCCCTTACAATAAATTAGATTAAAAGTGAAGGAGCACACAATACACATAAAAATGTATCTGAATTGTAAAAAAAGAGGGGGGAATGAAAGCCCATGatcttttttatagaaaaattatactatttttGCCTCATCTTTCAACCCGCCAGAGCTAAAACTCGTTTATCTCACTTTCAAAATCTTTGTTTATCTATTAAGTGTCCTAGTATTTGAAAAACTACCCAATAATCAAATTATCTTGAAGTAAATCTCAGTGTAATTAATTAGGCTCCACTCTCCACCCATAAGTCGAAGACAACCCCCAAAAACTTGAAGAGTTTAGATAATTACAGAGATGTAAAaattttaagataaaaaaactGTAAGTTTCAGGAAATGTAAAAACATTCGGTCTTAATATGTAAAAATTCAAAGCCATTGAAATTTGTTATATAATGAAACAATATAAATACTCACTTGATGATGGAGTGATGAAGTTCCACCTGAAGCTAATatcaataaaattaaggaaGTTGTTGTAGACATGTAAACCTAAACAAATTTGGtgacaaaaaaattaaactgaACTAATATACCTACAAAACCAATTCTTGTTTTAAAATCTAAGAACAACAAAATGAACCTTACTGAATTTGCAGTCTTCTAAGAACTGAAGTATCCTGTCATATTTGCATCAACGATTATGATCATATAAGTTAATtggcaaaagaaataaataagttgtaacctaaaaaaagataagaaaaagagaaaaaatttgGTTAGATGCTTAAATAGAACATGGAATGAGTTTACTCACCAGTAAGTAAAGAAGAGAAAGAATTTAAATATGTAGGAATAAAACCCTTatcttaaaaatataaagagATAATTAAAGCTCTAGGGAATATGAAAAGATAGAGAAGAAATCAATATAAATGTATTAACTTTTGATCTTCTCATAAAACCGTTTCTGTTTAAGTTGTAAATTAGTAATTACCATATCAACATAGAAATAATGAGAATTAATTAAAAGTAAGGAAtccatataattaattattttttatataacatATTTTTCTTAATGTGCCGACTCATAAAAAAAATGCCTCCAAAAACTGGGAGAGATAATTAAAGCCTTCGAGAATGTAAAAGGATGgaagaaaaatcaatatagaGATATTAACTTTTGATCTTCTCATAAAACCGTTTCTGTTTAAGTTGTAAATTAGTAATTATCATATAACGTACACATAATGagaattaactaaaattaaagaattcatataattatttattttttatatagcaAATTTTTCTTAATGTGTCAATTCATCAAAATGCCTCCAAAACTCTTCTCATCAATTTTTCTCTATTTcaactattatatatagtatagatagatatatattaagaataattaattaaaaaacagaattaatatctagaaaagcattatcataaaaaaaaatatggcttaatatatcatgtCTCTTGAATTTATCCAAAAACAACTGACTGGCCtgtaaacttttaaagtatTTTGATAGTTTTCTCAACTTGCTTTAAATTCTCTGATAATCTTATCGACTTGTTTAAAATGTagtcaattgatcactcggttacaAAAAAGTAAGTTGTATGCAGAAGGTGTGTTGACTCGCCTTGCAATGTTATTACACAATTCTTATAATagtttaaaatatatgaaaaatgaaGTTTTTATTTGCTCAATTGTAAACCGTGTTCTCTCTGATATAAGAACCTCATCGTTTGACTTTTTCAAGGCGCGTGTTGTACACTTTTTGTATACAACTTACTTCtttgtaatcaattgattaattgattccactttaagcaagttgaagAAATTATCAGGACATTTTAAACGATTTTAAACGATTATCAGAACATTGTAGAAATTTAAAGAGCCAATTAACtttttttggataagttaagAAACGATTAATGTATAAAGAATTTTAAAATTTCGAAATAAGAAAAGATAAGGGAGATACGAAATTAAGatcatttatttaattagagttttttttttcaattaaagaatttcttttatgtttttttaatattcaTAAAAAAGTAATTTCCTTAATAAAAAAACCCGAAGTCACCTTGGTACCGATTCGATTGTTGCCGACTTTTGTAGGTTCATTATATTCTTTTAGAAACTCAAAATGACCGAGATCAATGGATTGTCTAGTTTTCGATCTGATTAACTAATCCGATCCAACTATAATAACACTAATTGAAAGTCCTTTGAACTTGGCTTAAAAAACTGATTGGCCTGAATTTAGAAGAGAGGTAATATATCACTTAAAAGAAGTTtaagcctttgtttgggagtttggaggttaatggaggGGAGAGTTAAAtgaggtaatggaaagggaagggaagtgatggaaCGGAAAGTTAacaattaaccttgtttgggagtttatatgatgtaaatgaggttaaatgtttaactttgtttgagagtttaaatatggaggggaatgaaggttaaatttactctgcagagacaagaaattttaaaaaagtttacgttactcccattaacccccaatttggaggttaaagtttagaggttagaggaagtaaacatttaaccccattaaccttcatttactcccaaaaaataactcccaaacaaggttaactcaatacttaaccttccattactctcatttactcacattaacctcctcccaaatAAGGGCTAAATGGTAATAAATGAGTTTAAGTAAGGTATGATGAAGTTCGAAGGATGAAGgcactaaaaaataaaaatggttACTTTAGTTTAGTTTAGGCCACGGGCGATTTGGTCTGTCATTGAATGCTTTTACCAAACTCACCTTCCTTTTTATCTTTCAATTCCTTTCTGCAACCACTTCCTCTACccctctttctctcttctcaacatcttcttcttctaattTTCAGGTACTATGTCCTCTTTTTATACCACTAAATTCTCTAATGGAATGGAATTTTGGGGGTTTCTTGTCTAAATTGTTCAATTGTTTTGCAGGTTCAAATAGGAAATGGAATGCGTTGAAGCTGCTTTGAAAACCAACATTAGAAAAGAGATGGCCTTTAAATTTAGCCCACAGGTGTTTTTTGATGATTTGTGTCTTCAAAATGTCCCCTCCTCTGATGATTTCATTGTCGATGAACTTTTGGACTTCTCTAATGAAGGTGGCTTCatcggagaagaagaagaaagacacGAAAAGTCTTCAATTCCTTCAGTTTCTGCAAAATTAGAAGTAACCCTTTTTCATGAAGGTGATAAAATCAGTGACCATACCTCTGATTTTTCCGCCGGAGAACTAGGTGTTCCGGTAAgctttttttctctttctaaaggtttcttcttttttaattaaagtttGTTCTAGTTAACTGACGGTTGTCGTTTTTACAGGCGGATGATTTGGCTAGTCTCGAATGGCTATCACATTTTGTTGAGGATTCCAACTCGGAATACTCTACACCTTTCCCCGCCGGAGTTTCGTCGGTAAAGCCCAAGCAAGAGGGAACTTTTGTGCCAGTTTTGACAGAACCCTGTTTTAGGACTCCGGTTCCGGCCAAGGCAAGAAGTAAGCGAACAAGAACCGGTGTAAGAGTTTGGTCTCTCGGGTCTCCGTCGTTAACGGCGGAGCCGTCTTCAAGTTCTAGTTCTTCTACTTCTTACTCCGCTCCGTCAAGCCCTTACCTTATCTGCACTACTCCGGGGATGACCCATGATTCGACGAAActtttttccttagaaaaaccGCCTCTTAAAAAGCAGAAGAAAAGACTTTCCGGCGACGGGTGTTCTCAACCTCCCCGGCGGTGCAGTCATTGCGGTGTTCAGAAGACTCCACAGTGGCGAACCGGTCCGCTTGGGGCCAAAACTCTGTGTAATGCATGCGGAGTCAGATATAAGTCGGGTCGGTTATTACCCGAGTATAGACCGGCTTGTAGCCCGACATTTTCGGTTGAGTTGCACTCGAACCACCACAGGAAAGTGCTGGAGATGCGGAAACAAAAGGAGTCGCCGGTGTTGGATCAGGCAGAACCCGGTTTGGCTGCTTCGGCTGTACCCAGTTTTGGATAAATTAGAGTTAGAGAAAGAAAGGTAAAATAGGTCGAACCGGTGAGAGTAAACCCGGTTCATTTAGGTTGGAATTAATTAGTGGACATTTTTTTATAATCCCTTTTAAATTGGTGGGTGAGTTAGGTTTGCTAGTTATGTAAGTCTGCCAATGAGAGATGACCTTTTATGTTgtgatattttttcttttccttttttatttatttaacctcaccttctttctatttcacaaaagaaaaaaaaaatgatttaaattaattaattatttctgtCAACTTCCTAATCAAAATACAACAAACTACATAAATTCTTGAATCTTTGATATTTTATGGATTTTAGGCGAAATATGAAgcatttaacaaaaaaaactaaaatttaaaaatttaaaaataaatttaaataaacgataaataaagtatttcattaaaatttaaaaattatatgaaTGTGTTAAATTCTTTAAATTTTACTATAAAGACACATGTATAAATCTTTTTAACAATTTTACCTAGATTTAGGTCCGTTTCATTCGTaatttaatgttatttataGTGTGTAGATTGGTTTTTCCTAGCGTACAAAACTCCATAATAGTCAACACTCCATCATAACTCgtatattgaatttttttttgccaaagATAAGAGGTTACAACGGTTTTTAAATTATGAAAATACAATTCATAACACTAAAGTTATATAAGAAAGATTgtgttattataaaaaaaataataaaatttttaaataaacttaaggaCTTATTTGATTTATTCATGTTTATTGTTGTTAATTGTTGATAGGTAGTAgttattagttgatttttttgttaaaagaaTCTATTTCAAAATTATAGGGTAAACTTTTTAATTCATGTTTAGAATTGAAAGGTAAAATGTAATTccgaaaaataaaaacaagcgGACACTAAATCTATTCATTCTTGAGGTtaaaataatatacatatacTCAATAGTTATATTGTAATTTAGATAAAGAGggtatatttttcaaaaaatattatcacccaataaataaaagagaaaaatgtCTGAATTATTTTTGAAtgtgataaaattgaaaatagtgttgattttgttgttattaattGAGAAAAGTAATATTGTAAGGTAGGCGTTGGAAAGCAAAAACATCATGAAGAGAAAGGAAAGGTGTTTAATTAATACTTGTAGGCAAGGGAAATGGGGACAAATGGCGTGAAATACACGCACTTGCTCCAATCCTGACCATTTAGAAACATGAATCCGACGGTTATTATTTGTTGTACATGTCAGGTTTTGCCATGGATTTATTGTACGCTGATTTGGATTTTTAgaccttttttcctttttctactAAATTAAATATAGTGCTTTCATTTTCAAGCTCCCATTACattttggattggattggatgggttcaaatttcaaataaaaagctATTTgggaaaattttgaaaattataaatataaaaatctgAAATAGTGTGTGGGGGCTCTAGTTTTAAGAATTTGACATTACTTTAGAATTACGAGAAATTTGTGCCCACCATCATTCGGAGCCCTTGCTACCATTTAATCAGAATATACTATacttcattatttatttatttatttatttattttggtttAGGGTATAAATGGTCTCTAATATTTTGATTGATATTGttagatattatttttatgTGTGAATAATGTTAATTTCAACTTTGTTATGTATGGTTTGGATATCCACGTGTCAAAgaagttaaatttttaattaatgtttacGGTTAAATTTATGGATTTGCGTACCAGAAATCTAATCGAAATTATTGGTGAAAGTCCTTCTTGGGTTCCTATAGCTATTATAGAAACTTTATTAGATTATTTAAAGCCATTGCAGATAAGTTATTACGAGTAAGTAAATGATAAAAAGTGTGAAactgacacaagatttggttaaaaaaaatggCTATTTATTGATAAAACGAGTCTTAGTACAATTGTCGATGGCAAATAAATACAATTGaaataatttctatatcaaTACATAACTAAACCAATTGCACAATTaaatgtaaacaaatcaatactgAACTGCAATAATTACTGTAAGAGAAATGAAATTAGAAAATGAActgacaaactcggagccataATTGATAATCTCGAGGAGACATTGAGCTATGGTCAATTTTGGATCTATGAACACTACGAGCACTTCGAGTGGGCGGTAAAGAGCGAGACTGATTTCGTCTCTAGGTTTCTGATTTGAACAGGTATTGAATGGATTGAAAAAGAATAGCTAAATTTGCGCATATTTGGGTTAAAGTTTGAGTC
The DNA window shown above is from Euphorbia lathyris chromosome 1, ddEupLath1.1, whole genome shotgun sequence and carries:
- the LOC136205765 gene encoding GATA transcription factor 5-like, which translates into the protein MECVEAALKTNIRKEMAFKFSPQVFFDDLCLQNVPSSDDFIVDELLDFSNEGGFIGEEEERHEKSSIPSVSAKLEVTLFHEGDKISDHTSDFSAGELGVPADDLASLEWLSHFVEDSNSEYSTPFPAGVSSVKPKQEGTFVPVLTEPCFRTPVPAKARSKRTRTGVRVWSLGSPSLTAEPSSSSSSSTSYSAPSSPYLICTTPGMTHDSTKLFSLEKPPLKKQKKRLSGDGCSQPPRRCSHCGVQKTPQWRTGPLGAKTLCNACGVRYKSGRLLPEYRPACSPTFSVELHSNHHRKVLEMRKQKESPVLDQAEPGLAASAVPSFG